The Sulfurimonas hydrogeniphila genome includes a window with the following:
- a CDS encoding 2-oxoglutarate synthase subunit alpha, with product MMREVISTGNELAAKAAVEAGARFFGGYPITPSSEVMHESSDLLPKVGGVCIQMEDEIGGISAAIGASMTGVKSFTATSGPGISLKAEQIGLAFIAEIPLVIINVMRGGPSTGLPTRVSQADIGQAQYPTHGDYASITLCAGSLTECYTQTVRAFNLAEKYMTPVFMLLDETIGHMHGKADLPDIEEIDAAIVDRERFHGNPEDYKPYKAEMNKPAVLNPMFEGYKYHITGLHHGDEGFPTEDAEQCEFNIERLVGKINTVHLENGGLDDLPDYEEVDLEDADVCIIAYGSIALGAYEAVKKLRSEGIKAGLFRPIMLWPSPIKRLEEIGKKFENRIMVTELNMGQYSKEIERVIKRNDFTTLLKANGRPIAPAEMVAKVKEMI from the coding sequence ATAATGAGAGAAGTTATCTCGACAGGTAATGAATTAGCTGCAAAAGCTGCAGTAGAAGCAGGAGCAAGATTTTTTGGAGGATACCCTATTACTCCATCATCTGAAGTAATGCATGAATCTTCTGATTTATTGCCAAAGGTCGGTGGTGTCTGTATTCAGATGGAAGATGAAATCGGGGGTATTTCAGCTGCTATCGGTGCATCAATGACAGGTGTTAAATCTTTTACAGCTACATCTGGTCCTGGTATCTCTTTAAAAGCGGAGCAGATTGGTCTCGCTTTTATTGCTGAAATTCCATTGGTTATCATCAATGTAATGCGTGGCGGTCCTTCTACAGGTCTTCCTACTCGTGTTTCTCAGGCAGATATCGGTCAGGCACAGTATCCTACACACGGTGACTATGCGTCTATCACTCTATGTGCAGGTTCATTAACTGAATGTTATACACAAACAGTACGTGCATTTAACCTGGCTGAAAAATATATGACTCCTGTTTTTATGCTTCTTGATGAAACAATCGGGCACATGCACGGAAAAGCTGATTTGCCGGATATTGAAGAAATTGACGCTGCTATTGTAGACCGCGAAAGATTTCATGGCAATCCGGAAGATTACAAGCCATATAAAGCTGAAATGAACAAACCTGCGGTACTTAACCCTATGTTTGAAGGGTATAAATACCACATCACAGGTTTGCATCACGGAGACGAAGGTTTTCCTACCGAAGATGCAGAGCAGTGTGAATTTAACATTGAGCGTTTAGTCGGTAAGATAAATACAGTACACTTGGAAAATGGCGGACTTGATGACCTTCCTGATTATGAAGAAGTTGATTTGGAAGATGCTGATGTTTGTATCATTGCCTATGGTTCAATTGCTCTTGGTGCTTATGAAGCTGTTAAAAAACTTCGCTCAGAAGGTATCAAAGCAGGACTGTTCAGACCAATTATGTTGTGGCCGTCTCCTATTAAAAGATTAGAAGAGATTGGAAAGAAATTTGAAAACAGAATTATGGTGACTGAACTCAATATGGGTCAGTACTCAAAAGAAATTGAACGCGTTATCAAACGTAATGATTTTACTACTTTACTCAAAGCAAACGGTCGTCCGATCGCACCGGCAGAAATGGTAGCAAAAGTTAAGGAGATGATTTAA
- a CDS encoding class 1 fructose-bisphosphatase, with protein sequence MRDIFDAIQKSAKRIKEAIDTKDIGYSQLENSSGETQLELDIKCDMIIEEEFSKVSSIHTVASEEKEHEEVLHENGKYFIAYDPLDGSSLIDVNLSVGSIFGIYEGAFGTQKMVAACYVVYGPRVEMVFSQNKTKLYLLQAGEFEFVKEIRLNEKGKLMAPGGTQQNWKKYHKAMIDGFFAEGYRLRYSGGMVPDLHQILLKGGGLFSYPATSDKPEGKLRRLFEVFPFAFVFKTSGGEAVDGKDEILTLGHAHIHDTSPCFFGSKYEIDRVKEVYARNA encoded by the coding sequence ATGAGAGATATATTTGATGCAATTCAAAAAAGTGCCAAAAGAATTAAAGAAGCAATTGACACAAAAGACATAGGATACTCACAGCTCGAAAACAGTTCTGGCGAAACACAGCTTGAACTTGACATAAAATGTGACATGATTATTGAAGAAGAATTTTCAAAAGTTTCTTCTATCCATACGGTTGCCAGTGAAGAAAAAGAGCATGAAGAGGTTTTACATGAAAACGGCAAATATTTTATTGCCTACGACCCGCTTGACGGTTCATCATTAATAGATGTAAATTTGAGCGTAGGATCGATTTTTGGCATTTATGAGGGTGCGTTTGGAACACAAAAAATGGTTGCTGCCTGCTATGTTGTTTATGGTCCGCGCGTTGAAATGGTCTTTTCACAAAACAAAACAAAGCTTTATCTGCTGCAGGCCGGTGAATTTGAGTTTGTCAAAGAGATACGACTCAACGAAAAAGGCAAACTGATGGCTCCGGGAGGAACGCAGCAAAACTGGAAAAAATACCACAAAGCCATGATAGACGGTTTTTTTGCAGAGGGGTACCGTCTGCGATACTCCGGCGGTATGGTACCTGACCTGCATCAGATTCTGCTCAAAGGCGGCGGACTTTTCAGCTATCCTGCTACAAGTGATAAACCAGAAGGAAAACTTCGCCGTTTGTTTGAAGTGTTTCCTTTTGCTTTTGTGTTTAAAACTTCAGGAGGAGAGGCCGTTGACGGAAAAGATGAAATTTTAACTCTTGGTCATGCACATATTCATGACACTTCACCGTGTTTTTTTGGTTCAAAATATGAAATAGACCGAGTGAAAGAAGTATATGCAAGAAACGCATAA
- the gltX gene encoding glutamate--tRNA ligase, with the protein MLRFASSPIGDMHINDLRIALLNYIVSKQKNEDFIVRIEDIDKEKVMHNKDQETLDILGLFGIEYSHVVYQSQNLRFHSAMALQLLHEKKAFSCFCSDEWLQKKRSEAEKAQKEYHYDDACRNLPAELVIDNTAPFTVRIVRPDTPVIVKDRLKGAISFEPDAVDSFVIMNHDKTPAYDFACAVDDMLSDVSMIICDEKYLNNTPKQVHVRNQLQYNKEIEYTHLHGIQNSVSVKQLLEEGYLPEAISNYLISIGSNPPKEIFTLKEATEWFDLDKLADNPVRFDQDRLKQINKEHLKNLDATELSRYVGFADPEIGELTRIYLEEAGTTKELKEKIASIFAKRVTAHGFAEEMESMAKAIKNAPYFEEYNDFKNYIMDKTGLKDENFLKPLRILLTNAEHGPTIEKVYKYLKNYLKEIIK; encoded by the coding sequence ATGCTAAGATTTGCGTCCAGCCCTATTGGAGACATGCATATAAATGATTTAAGAATTGCACTCTTAAACTACATTGTATCAAAACAAAAAAATGAAGATTTCATTGTAAGAATAGAAGATATAGACAAAGAAAAAGTTATGCACAATAAAGACCAGGAAACCCTGGATATTTTAGGACTTTTTGGAATTGAATATTCTCACGTGGTGTATCAAAGCCAAAACCTTCGTTTTCATTCGGCTATGGCTCTGCAACTTTTGCATGAGAAAAAAGCTTTTTCCTGTTTTTGTTCCGATGAATGGTTGCAAAAAAAGCGCAGTGAAGCAGAAAAAGCGCAAAAAGAGTACCATTATGATGATGCATGCAGAAATCTTCCTGCCGAACTTGTCATTGACAATACAGCCCCTTTTACTGTAAGAATAGTACGTCCTGATACACCAGTCATTGTAAAAGACCGGCTTAAAGGTGCAATCAGTTTTGAACCTGATGCTGTTGACAGTTTTGTGATCATGAATCACGATAAAACGCCTGCCTATGATTTTGCCTGTGCGGTAGATGATATGCTGAGTGATGTTTCAATGATTATTTGCGATGAAAAATATCTCAACAATACACCAAAACAGGTACATGTAAGAAACCAGCTCCAATATAACAAAGAGATTGAATATACCCACCTGCACGGTATACAGAACAGTGTCAGTGTAAAACAGCTTTTGGAGGAAGGATATTTGCCCGAAGCTATTTCAAATTATTTAATATCAATCGGCAGCAATCCTCCAAAAGAGATTTTTACACTCAAAGAAGCGACAGAATGGTTTGACCTGGACAAACTTGCAGATAATCCTGTCCGTTTTGATCAGGATAGGCTGAAACAGATCAACAAAGAGCATTTAAAAAACCTGGATGCAACAGAGTTGTCTCGTTATGTAGGATTTGCCGACCCGGAAATCGGAGAACTTACACGTATTTATCTTGAAGAAGCGGGGACTACAAAAGAGTTGAAAGAAAAAATTGCTTCTATTTTTGCAAAAAGAGTTACTGCCCACGGATTTGCAGAAGAAATGGAGTCAATGGCAAAAGCGATAAAAAATGCGCCCTACTTTGAAGAGTATAATGATTTTAAAAACTATATCATGGATAAAACAGGGCTTAAAGATGAAAACTTTTTAAAACCGTTGCGTATACTTCTTACAAATGCCGAACATGGGCCTACTATAGAAAAAGTATATAAATATCTGAAAAACTATCTGAAGGAGATTATCAAATGA
- a CDS encoding 2-oxoacid:acceptor oxidoreductase family protein, with protein MRHTLRFTGVGGQGVLLAGEIMAACKIKNGGYGLKTATYTSQVRGGATVVDITLDDEEIRYPYANEGEIDFMLSVADVSYHQFKNGVRPGNKIVVDPNLVHPTEEDRKLWDIIEIPIITIAKEEVGNVITQSVVALAITNTMTGVLPEESLIETMLSKVPPKVHEANKKAYALGKAYALDAMGTK; from the coding sequence ATGAGACATACTTTAAGATTTACTGGTGTTGGCGGACAGGGTGTTCTCCTTGCCGGTGAAATTATGGCTGCCTGTAAAATTAAAAACGGTGGATATGGACTAAAAACAGCTACTTATACTTCTCAGGTTCGTGGTGGTGCAACTGTTGTTGATATTACACTTGATGATGAAGAGATTCGTTATCCGTATGCAAATGAAGGTGAAATTGATTTCATGCTTTCTGTTGCAGATGTTTCTTATCACCAGTTCAAAAATGGTGTAAGACCTGGAAACAAGATAGTTGTTGATCCAAATCTTGTACACCCGACAGAAGAAGACAGAAAACTGTGGGATATTATTGAAATTCCTATCATTACGATTGCAAAAGAAGAGGTCGGGAATGTAATTACCCAATCTGTTGTTGCTTTGGCAATTACAAACACAATGACCGGTGTACTTCCGGAAGAGTCTTTGATTGAAACAATGCTTTCAAAAGTTCCGCCAAAAGTTCATGAGGCAAACAAAAAAGCATATGCGCTTGGAAAAGCCTATGCCTTAGATGCTATGGGAACAAAATAA
- a CDS encoding 2-oxoglutarate ferredoxin oxidoreductase subunit beta, which translates to MAFNYDKYLRVNKMPTLWCWGCGDGVILKATIRAIEKMGWDMKDVCIVSGIGCSGRFSSYIDCNTVHTTHGRTVAYATGIKLAKPHAHVIVVAGDGDGLAIGGNHTIHGCRRNIDLNFILINNFIYGLTNSQTSPTTPRGMWTVSQKNGNIDPTFDACKLAIGAGASFVARESMTDPKKLEKILVKGFSHKGFSFMDIFSNCHINLGRKNKMVSAMDNLKWIDEITLPLKKWEALSEEEQLNIFPTGVLREVEQEEYCDMYAEIQKAAQGQRPKITQDDFEKKI; encoded by the coding sequence ATGGCATTTAATTATGATAAATATTTACGTGTAAACAAGATGCCGACACTATGGTGTTGGGGTTGTGGTGATGGTGTTATTTTAAAAGCGACTATCCGTGCAATTGAAAAAATGGGATGGGATATGAAAGATGTTTGTATCGTATCCGGAATAGGGTGTTCTGGTCGTTTTTCTTCATATATCGACTGTAATACTGTGCATACAACACACGGTAGAACTGTTGCGTATGCTACAGGAATCAAACTTGCCAAGCCGCATGCACATGTCATCGTTGTTGCAGGTGACGGTGACGGACTTGCAATCGGAGGAAACCACACTATTCACGGCTGTAGAAGAAATATTGATTTGAATTTTATTCTAATCAATAACTTTATTTATGGTCTTACAAATTCACAGACTTCCCCGACAACTCCTCGCGGTATGTGGACTGTTTCTCAAAAGAACGGTAACATTGATCCGACTTTTGATGCCTGTAAACTGGCAATCGGAGCAGGGGCGTCTTTTGTAGCGCGTGAGTCTATGACGGACCCTAAGAAACTTGAAAAAATTCTTGTAAAAGGTTTTTCTCATAAAGGTTTCTCATTTATGGATATCTTTTCCAACTGTCACATCAACCTTGGCCGTAAAAACAAAATGGTTTCTGCAATGGATAACCTGAAATGGATTGATGAAATTACACTTCCGCTGAAAAAATGGGAAGCACTCTCTGAAGAAGAACAGCTTAACATTTTTCCAACCGGTGTTTTAAGAGAAGTTGAACAAGAAGAGTATTGCGATATGTATGCTGAAATTCAAAAAGCAGCACAAGGGCAACGTCCTAAAATCACTCAAGATGATTTTGAGAAAAAAATATAA
- a CDS encoding response regulator, with the protein MGNLDLIQLTEQTKKLTAMVVEDEKVTNELLSSTFKNFFAKVESCFDGDTALKVYEQMKPDVVFVDIIMEGMDGIELSRKIREINPSQIIIVISASNDMEKISASIEVGVNSFIQKPIDTKKIIELLGNVVSMVAKKKKVETKTFSISLPLDLYETVNENAKAESISKNAVIIRALRSFYE; encoded by the coding sequence ATGGGTAATTTAGATTTAATTCAATTAACAGAACAGACAAAAAAACTTACAGCTATGGTTGTAGAAGATGAAAAAGTAACGAACGAACTTTTGAGTTCTACGTTTAAAAACTTTTTTGCAAAAGTGGAATCATGTTTCGACGGTGATACGGCATTAAAAGTATATGAGCAGATGAAGCCGGATGTAGTTTTTGTCGACATTATTATGGAAGGAATGGACGGGATAGAACTTTCTCGTAAAATTCGCGAAATTAATCCAAGTCAAATCATTATAGTGATCTCTGCAAGTAACGATATGGAAAAAATTTCTGCATCAATTGAAGTGGGTGTAAACAGTTTTATTCAAAAGCCTATTGACACGAAAAAAATTATAGAGCTTTTAGGTAATGTTGTTTCTATGGTGGCTAAAAAGAAAAAAGTAGAGACAAAAACATTTTCAATCTCTCTTCCTTTGGATTTATACGAAACTGTAAACGAGAATGCAAAAGCAGAAAGTATTTCTAAAAATGCCGTCATTATCAGAGCACTTCGTAGCTTTTATGAATAA
- a CDS encoding YggT family protein has protein sequence MSALVEIIQGIGGIFIGLVNVYIWVIIIAALLSFVNPDPYNPVVQFLHRVTNPAYAFVRRFMRTDLNGLDFAPLIIIIALQVLIVILQSILY, from the coding sequence ATGAGTGCATTAGTTGAAATTATACAGGGGATCGGCGGAATTTTTATAGGACTTGTAAATGTCTATATCTGGGTGATTATTATTGCAGCGCTGCTGAGTTTTGTGAATCCCGATCCATATAACCCTGTTGTGCAGTTTCTTCACAGAGTAACAAATCCGGCATACGCGTTTGTAAGAAGATTTATGCGAACAGATTTAAATGGTCTGGATTTCGCACCGCTTATCATTATTATAGCACTGCAGGTTCTTATTGTAATTTTACAGTCCATACTTTATTAA
- a CDS encoding glutamine--tRNA ligase/YqeY domain fusion protein, giving the protein MNNKKKDFLRTIVENDLKSGKYKEIVTRFPPEPNGFPHIGHAKSISINFGIARDYNGHCNLRMDDTNPTKEDTKYVEALEDAVRWLGFDWGENLYFTSDYFSQIYDYAVQLIKMGKAYVDSLSEDEIRQYRGTVTQPGKRSKYASRSVEENLDLFQRMKKGEFKDGEHVLRAKIDMGAANMKMRDPLLYRIRHAHHFRAGDTWSIYPMYDFAHCLSDYIEGVTHSICTLEFENNRDIYDWVLDTLELKPPRPYQYEFARLNINYTVMSKRKLLELVEGGYVNGWDDPRLPTIAGYRRRGYTPESILNFCEQIGIAKANSVVDVAQLEFSIRDDLNTKVPRVMCVMDPLKVTIENYEGSEEIEAPYYPHDVPKEGSRKIPFSKELYIERADFEENPPKGYFRLTPEQPVRLRHGYIITCKEIIKDADGNITEIKAEYYPDSKSGTKDTSGIKVKSAIQWVSAAEAKKIEIRLYDRLFKTEAPEGIEDLNPNSLQIIKNALIEPAVILEKPDERFQFERQGYFYADPVDYSDAHPVFNKIVGLKDSWTKKEKPKQQATQQKAKQVQIDGEVTPMTEEQKKVFEKYTDTLKLNNEVANTLARDAFLCDFFEEALCTCNAPVTLSNIVVNEVARVLKNTDAETLKFGPVHIAQLAKMIEEDIISSKIAKQVFEDMSKSGENPTQIVQAKGLVQISDPAQILPVIDEVIANNPDNVAKYKAGNNKLFGFFVGQVLKKTGGKANPKIVNELVKQKLAI; this is encoded by the coding sequence ATGAACAATAAAAAAAAAGATTTTTTACGTACAATAGTTGAAAATGATTTAAAATCAGGAAAATACAAAGAGATAGTAACAAGGTTTCCGCCCGAGCCCAACGGTTTTCCGCATATCGGACATGCCAAGTCCATATCTATAAATTTTGGTATTGCCCGTGATTATAACGGTCACTGCAACCTGCGAATGGATGACACCAATCCGACAAAAGAAGATACAAAGTATGTAGAAGCTCTTGAAGATGCCGTCAGATGGCTTGGATTTGACTGGGGTGAGAATCTTTATTTTACCTCTGATTATTTTTCTCAGATATATGATTATGCGGTGCAGCTTATCAAAATGGGCAAAGCCTATGTCGACAGTCTGAGCGAAGATGAAATACGCCAATACCGCGGCACTGTTACACAGCCCGGAAAGCGCAGTAAATATGCAAGCAGAAGTGTTGAAGAAAATCTCGATCTTTTCCAAAGAATGAAAAAGGGCGAATTTAAAGACGGTGAGCATGTTTTACGGGCTAAGATAGATATGGGTGCAGCCAATATGAAAATGAGAGACCCGCTTTTATACCGTATAAGACATGCACATCACTTTAGAGCAGGGGATACATGGTCAATCTACCCGATGTATGATTTTGCACACTGTTTGTCTGATTATATAGAGGGGGTCACACACTCAATTTGTACCTTGGAATTTGAAAACAATCGTGATATTTACGACTGGGTACTCGATACGCTTGAACTGAAACCGCCCCGTCCCTATCAGTATGAATTTGCAAGACTCAACATCAACTATACAGTGATGAGCAAAAGAAAACTTTTGGAACTGGTTGAGGGAGGCTATGTAAACGGATGGGACGATCCTCGTCTGCCTACAATTGCAGGGTACAGAAGGAGAGGATACACACCGGAGTCCATTTTAAATTTTTGTGAGCAAATCGGTATAGCAAAAGCAAACTCTGTGGTTGATGTTGCACAGCTTGAATTTTCTATACGCGATGATTTAAACACAAAAGTTCCCCGTGTCATGTGCGTGATGGACCCTTTGAAGGTCACAATTGAAAACTATGAAGGCTCTGAGGAGATTGAGGCACCGTACTATCCGCATGATGTTCCAAAAGAGGGTTCAAGAAAGATTCCTTTTTCAAAAGAGCTTTATATCGAACGGGCAGACTTTGAAGAGAATCCTCCAAAAGGTTACTTCCGTCTTACTCCTGAACAGCCTGTGAGACTAAGACACGGCTATATCATTACATGTAAAGAGATCATTAAAGATGCCGATGGAAATATTACAGAAATAAAAGCAGAGTATTATCCCGATTCCAAAAGCGGTACGAAAGATACAAGCGGCATCAAAGTAAAAAGTGCCATTCAATGGGTGAGCGCAGCAGAGGCAAAAAAAATAGAGATCCGTCTGTACGACAGACTGTTTAAAACTGAAGCACCGGAGGGGATTGAAGACTTAAATCCAAACTCTTTGCAAATCATTAAAAATGCGCTGATTGAACCTGCTGTGATACTTGAAAAACCGGATGAGAGGTTTCAGTTTGAGAGACAAGGCTATTTTTATGCTGATCCGGTTGATTACAGCGATGCGCACCCTGTATTTAACAAAATTGTCGGACTGAAAGACTCCTGGACGAAAAAAGAAAAACCAAAACAGCAGGCAACACAACAAAAAGCCAAACAGGTACAAATAGACGGTGAAGTAACACCTATGACAGAGGAGCAAAAAAAAGTATTTGAAAAATATACAGATACACTGAAACTCAACAATGAGGTTGCAAATACGCTGGCTCGTGATGCCTTTCTCTGTGACTTTTTTGAAGAGGCACTCTGTACATGTAACGCGCCTGTCACACTCTCAAATATTGTAGTCAATGAAGTAGCCAGAGTGCTTAAAAACACAGATGCAGAGACGCTGAAATTCGGCCCCGTGCATATAGCACAACTGGCAAAAATGATTGAAGAAGATATTATCTCAAGTAAAATTGCCAAACAGGTGTTTGAGGATATGTCAAAGAGTGGAGAAAACCCGACGCAGATAGTTCAAGCAAAAGGGCTGGTGCAGATCAGTGATCCGGCTCAAATTTTACCTGTTATCGATGAAGTTATTGCAAACAATCCTGATAATGTGGCAAAATACAAAGCAGGGAATAACAAGCTGTTTGGTTTCTTTGTAGGACAGGTATTGAAAAAGACAGGGGGTAAAGCAAATCCTAAAATTGTAAATGAGCTTGTAAAACAAAAATTGGCGATTTGA
- a CDS encoding 4Fe-4S binding protein codes for MGTFKTENPGNEPVWVNTNNCKACDICVSVCPSGVLGMVYDPTSTLGAMISIDYPEDCIGCNECELTCPDFAIYVADRKELKAAGKSFAKLTDEAKKRQAEIVANNYMSVKQKGAK; via the coding sequence ATGGGAACTTTTAAAACTGAAAACCCAGGAAATGAACCAGTATGGGTAAACACGAACAATTGTAAAGCGTGTGACATTTGTGTGTCTGTGTGTCCTTCCGGTGTATTAGGAATGGTATATGACCCAACATCAACACTGGGTGCAATGATATCAATTGATTATCCGGAAGATTGTATCGGGTGTAATGAATGTGAACTTACATGTCCGGATTTTGCTATTTATGTAGCAGACAGAAAAGAATTGAAAGCTGCAGGAAAAAGTTTTGCAAAACTAACTGATGAAGCGAAAAAAAGACAAGCGGAAATTGTTGCAAACAATTATATGTCTGTGAAACAAAAAGGAGCTAAATAA
- the mobB gene encoding molybdopterin-guanine dinucleotide biosynthesis protein B: MKKRLAVAFTGPSNSGKTTLILKVARKLIHEHHLEVAIIKHDPKDKARFDVVGKDSYKFSDTGAEVIVTSPNRTTYFSHRHADLDEMIRMFRDFDILLVEGLKNLPLPRISIFRNSIDEDYFPYMNALAVDESIDIEKYTLPKDVDVLDLNDTDEVITWIQKNAKKV, encoded by the coding sequence TTGAAAAAAAGATTAGCAGTTGCATTTACCGGACCCTCTAACAGCGGTAAAACAACATTGATACTCAAAGTTGCCAGAAAACTCATACATGAACATCATTTGGAAGTAGCTATCATAAAGCATGACCCAAAAGACAAGGCTAGATTTGATGTTGTCGGCAAAGACAGTTACAAATTCAGTGATACCGGGGCAGAAGTCATTGTGACTTCTCCAAACAGAACAACCTACTTTTCACACCGTCATGCCGATTTGGATGAAATGATACGCATGTTTCGTGATTTTGATATTTTACTCGTTGAAGGGCTGAAAAATCTACCTCTGCCAAGAATAAGCATATTTAGAAACAGTATAGATGAAGATTACTTTCCTTATATGAATGCGCTTGCTGTTGATGAAAGTATAGATATTGAAAAATACACTTTGCCAAAAGATGTTGATGTTTTAGATTTAAATGACACAGATGAAGTGATAACATGGATACAAAAAAATGCAAAAAAAGTTTAA
- a CDS encoding TetR/AcrR family transcriptional regulator, which yields MPENRDIKKKNTTKEKILTAATALFSHYGYKGASVRKIAAEVGIRESALYNHYKNKEEIFLEVAKNIFSSPFSFSEDEVKELAFRGKPFLQKYTMQYKMLTFDKKNENMFRLLMIELMQNKSLREQFMSQYHDKNIALLSEGFFIMMQNSLIRSCDPMLIAYEFISTLFYIRLQVTLLRFDACSTNSLATQFEKHVDFFWESIKI from the coding sequence ATGCCTGAAAACAGGGATATAAAGAAAAAAAACACAACAAAAGAGAAAATACTTACAGCCGCAACCGCCCTCTTTTCACACTACGGATACAAAGGAGCCAGTGTGCGTAAAATTGCTGCTGAAGTTGGAATAAGAGAGAGTGCTTTATACAATCACTACAAGAACAAGGAGGAGATATTTCTTGAAGTTGCTAAAAATATCTTCTCTTCGCCCTTTTCGTTTTCAGAAGACGAAGTGAAAGAATTGGCATTTAGGGGGAAACCGTTTTTACAAAAATATACCATGCAGTATAAAATGCTGACATTTGACAAAAAAAACGAAAACATGTTCAGGCTGCTCATGATTGAGCTTATGCAAAATAAAAGCCTCAGGGAACAGTTTATGAGCCAATACCATGATAAAAACATTGCCTTGCTCTCAGAAGGCTTTTTCATTATGATGCAAAACTCTTTAATTCGCTCTTGCGATCCAATGCTTATTGCTTATGAGTTTATCAGCACCCTCTTTTACATCAGACTTCAGGTTACATTATTGAGATTTGATGCCTGTTCGACAAATTCACTTGCGACACAATTTGAAAAACATGTAGATTTTTTTTGGGAAAGCATCAAAATATGA